The Pyrus communis chromosome 12, drPyrComm1.1, whole genome shotgun sequence genomic sequence GTTTTAATATTTTACTATTTAATGTACATTGTTAAacagttttttaatatttaactttttcctgtatagtttttattttatttatttattttttatttttattttcttaataattagtacctcacaatgagtgattcaatcagttgtttattaaatattattttctttatttttaaacacgttcaaaatatcttaagaggcatgtagtaccggttataaaaaaaaggtatttcTCACGCGCATAACgcataattaattctttttgtatacttttttaatataaaaacatttaaaaagtgTAAGTCCATCGTAGCACAccgtgtttttttattttttgttttaataattaatacctcacaatgagctagcaataatgtgatttaatcagttgtttattaaatattattttctctatttttaaacacgttcaaaatatcttaaaagGCATGTAGTCCCGGTTAAAAAAGATCTTTTGCACTCGCATAACgcataattaattctttttgtacaattttttttaacttgtaaGTTCATCGTAACACGCCGTGGTTCAAAAAATATATTCTGCACGTGCGTGACtggcgtgcatgaaggctagtgtaaaaattgaattaagaaacaaaatttcatttctttctcctCAATGAAATGAGGGAAACTCCGATTGACTTGATCCCTTTATCGAGTAAATAGGCAAATTAACTCGAACAATTGATGCAACcaataggaaaaaaaacaaacaaaattaattggTACTATGTAACTCGTTAAGCTTAGTCAAGTTTTGGGGTTTGTTTTAGGAGTGTGACATGTGAGATCATTTAAGCATGTCCTAAGTTATATATGTGTCAAAATACTTatgtatgatatatatatatatatatatatatatatatatatgggaggttcaatattttcttatgtgaaactccctttgTTAGTTAGTGTGTCTATATTTGTCCTGACAATCGCTTGACACACACCCCTCTAAAGATAAGAACAACCATTCTGTCAAGTTTGCTATTGAAAAACGAATAAAAGGACTACCGTTGTTATGTTGCGTGAGTTCCCTACTCGATCCTTTCCGCGGTTCCACCGTCCTCTTTTCTCCTATAAACACCCGCCACGTGTATTCAGACTCTGCAGAACTTCCCGCACGCCGTTGAGAAAAAAGGGTGAGTTGCCGGTTCACTTTTATATCCGACACGACTTGGCGTGAAAGAAAATCAAGGTGCGGCCCAGgtgaagaaatttttcattgcgATGGAATACAAGTaatacatcacgtgttattatataaatgatgaaaattttaatttttttaagttattaattttttaacacacatatcttactatttgtataatgacacttTGTATACCATCCCGTATttcgatcacattgaaaaatttctttcCTAGGTGACCGTTCTTACAACATTGGTGGGTCCCTACTTGTGAAGGTCCTATATAAAGTTGAGAAATTTACACAAATGGCAGGTAGACTTTTTAATTTCTGTGTTTTTACCCCCGAAACTAGAAGAGGTTACAATTGACCACTTTCACTTAATATGTTTTGACAATATTTCACTTGCGTCCAATTCTATGCCAAAATTAACCTGTGTCCAATTCAACCCACAATTTTGTTACGTATAATCATGTGACATGTACGATCCAATTGTTTGAAATCGTTTTTAGTTAAGGAAGGTAACGTATATTTGATTGGTCCTCAATTCTACGGGATGAGCGCAAAATGAATGTAGATGGTATGTTGTCAAAATAACTGAATAAGGAAATTGACCTTCGAAGTTGGTTTGTGCAATTAACGTCCTCGAATTTTAGAGGATGAGTGCAAATGAATGTGAGTGGTATATTGTCAAAAGTAACTGAAGTCCGGTCATTGTATAAAAGTGGAAAAGTATGTTCCAGTTTTGCAATTTTCTCATAAAAGTACCATGGTCCCTATTTGGGTTGTGAAAAGCCCATGGATTCCCATTTGGGCCCATCAACATATGACGCAAGAGAAAATAACTTGCAAGTCCACAGTTGACCCAATTATATTCGGGTTGGCCCGGAAAATGCTTAAACCCTGGAAATCCCGTCAATGTCTCTGTAGGTTGTCCCAGTGAGAAGTTTGGCAGCCATGAATCGAGCAATGGCGGCGTTTCTCACTACCCGCCGATTCGCCAACTCGCTCGCGGCGGCTCAGTTCGACGTCATAACTCGGCCGCTTTATTCTCAAGTGACTCATTCCTCTCACCTCTCTCGCTTCCTTTCAAATCAATCCCACTGTCATTCCCATTTCCTCAACACCCATCAAAAGCTCTTCTTTTCCTCGACCCCCAACTCGGTCCTGCAACTCGTTCTGGCCAACAAGTGGTCTGCCGAGTTGGAGACCGAGTTGTCCGAGTCGTACCCATCACTAACCCACGATGTAGTAATCTATGTTTTGAAGAAATTGGATAAAGACCCACGAAGGGCTTGGGATTTTTTCAATTGGGTCTGCGAGAAGAACGGATTTAGGCCGAGTTCTTCGGTGTTTAGCTTAATTCTTAGGGTTTTAGTGCATAAGAGCTCGATGATGGAGTTTTGGATTGCTTTGAGGAAGATGAAAGAGCAGGGGTTTTTCATCGATGAGCAAACTTATGTGGCAATTAGAGAACAGTTGAAAACGGGGAGGATGGATAGTGATGTCGTGGCTTTCAAGCATTTTTACCAGAGGATGATCGAAGATAACGCGGTGGATGATGTTGTGAAGAGCGTGGTGGATGTTGTTTCGGGGTCGGATTGGAGTGATGGGGTTGAAAAAGAATTGGGGGAGCTCAAAATTGAGTTATCTGATAATTTTGTTGTTAGGGTTTTGAAGGATCTTAGGAATTACCCGGTGAAAGCGTTGAGGTTTTTCCGTTGGGCTGGTCAGTGTTCTGGTTATGAACACAATACAATTACATACAATGCAGTTGCGAGGGTTCTTGCAAGGCCTGATTCGATAGGGGAGTTTTGGAGTGTGATTGAGGGGATGAAGGGTGCAGGTCATGAGCTGGATTTGGACACCTATATAAAGATTACGCGGCAGTTTCAGAAGAGCAGGATGATAGAGGACGCGGTGAAGCTGTATGAGTTCATGATGGACGGCCCTTATAAGCCCTCTGCTCAGGATTGCAGCATGCTTTTAAGGAGCATCTCAGGGAGTGATAAACCGGATCTGGATATGGTGTTTAGAGTTGCAAAGAAGTTTGAGTCTGCAGGGAATACCCTCTCCAAGGTTGTTTACGATGGGATTCACAGGTCTTTGACAGGCGCAGGCAGATTTGATCAAGCGGAGGAAGTTATGAAGGCTATGAGAAATGCAGGGTACGAGCCGGACAACATTACATACAGCCAATTGGTCTTTGGACTTTGTAAGGCCAAGAGACTTGAAGAAGCCTGCAATGTGTTGGACGAAATGGAAGCAGACGGATGCGTTCCTGATATCAAGACTTGGACCATTTTGATTCAAGGGCATTGCGCCGCTGATGAAGTTGACACGGCGCTGATTTGTTTCGCAAAGATGATGGAAAAAGGCTGTGATGCGGATGCTGATCTGATGGACGTCTTGATAGAGGGGTTCCTTAAGCAGAGGAAGATAGATGGTGCATATAAACTGCTTGACGAAATGGTGAAAAAAGCTCGTTTAGTACCGTGGCAAGCCACATACAAAAATCTAATCGAAAAATTGTTGGAGGTCAGAAAACTCGAAGAAGCATTCAAACTTCTTCATTTGATGAAGAAACAGAACTACCCACCTTATTCAGAACCGTTTGTCCAGTATATATCGAAGTTTGGTTCTGTGGAGGATGCTGCAGACTTTTTCAAAGCATTGACTGTTAAGGAACATCCGTCATCTGCAGCGTATGTCCATGTTTTGAAAGCATTCTTTAAGGAAGGTAGATACTCCGAGGCGAAAGATCTGCTTCATAAATGCCCTCATCATATTCGAAAGCACGGTGAAATTTGCAAACTTTTTGGTTCTACGGCAGGCAAGCTGAAGCAGATTACTACAGAAGATGAAGGCAAGCGGAAGCAGACTACTACCGAAGACAAGCAGAAGCGGACTACTACTTGACTTGTACGTAGATAGTTCTTGTAGTAATTTCATGGCTAAACCCCAAGAATTTTGTAACCTCTACTCATTTTTCAAAACATCTACCAAGTTTTTCAGACAAGATTGTTGTCCACACCAAATTGATTACATGTTATTTGCCAAGAACTCGAACCATGCCTATTTTTGtatgatttgttttttggtagAGATACTTGATGACATCTTCATCACAAAGGGAAGCTACGAATGCTTTAAAATGAATTAGATTTTGCGTCATCGTTTGCAGTAAGTGTAAGAATACATTGTTTACAAGATGTGAAAACTGTTTAGTTCAGTCAGGTAGCTCAGAACGCTCCCTCCTAGCCGTATCTGTCATTGTACTCAAGAACTTGCTAGGGTCACAACCGTAAGGATTTGCGAGAGCCGCATGTGCTAGGAACGGAAGCTTTCTCAATGATCGCCCACTCAATCCCTAAAGAAACCAGAGACAAAATCAACTATCAGATAGACTGAAAAGGGCCTAACTTACAACTTTAGAAGGCAAGGAATTGAATCCGTTGCTGACCTCGCATGCTTCTGCAGTTTCGAACAATTGTTTACACAGGCGTAGTGGCGTCTGGGCATCTTGTACCTCAGGTATATTCAGTTTCTCTTTCAAGCTAGCAAAGTTAGGAAGCATGCTTTCACAATCCTACAATTTACAAAGTTCATTACGAATGGCTTGGAACATTCCCACATACTCGAGGgagaattttaatatgttaaaaCTTTAGTTACAGTATCAGAACA encodes the following:
- the LOC137710804 gene encoding pentatricopeptide repeat-containing protein At3g48250, chloroplastic-like, which encodes MNRAMAAFLTTRRFANSLAAAQFDVITRPLYSQVTHSSHLSRFLSNQSHCHSHFLNTHQKLFFSSTPNSVLQLVLANKWSAELETELSESYPSLTHDVVIYVLKKLDKDPRRAWDFFNWVCEKNGFRPSSSVFSLILRVLVHKSSMMEFWIALRKMKEQGFFIDEQTYVAIREQLKTGRMDSDVVAFKHFYQRMIEDNAVDDVVKSVVDVVSGSDWSDGVEKELGELKIELSDNFVVRVLKDLRNYPVKALRFFRWAGQCSGYEHNTITYNAVARVLARPDSIGEFWSVIEGMKGAGHELDLDTYIKITRQFQKSRMIEDAVKLYEFMMDGPYKPSAQDCSMLLRSISGSDKPDLDMVFRVAKKFESAGNTLSKVVYDGIHRSLTGAGRFDQAEEVMKAMRNAGYEPDNITYSQLVFGLCKAKRLEEACNVLDEMEADGCVPDIKTWTILIQGHCAADEVDTALICFAKMMEKGCDADADLMDVLIEGFLKQRKIDGAYKLLDEMVKKARLVPWQATYKNLIEKLLEVRKLEEAFKLLHLMKKQNYPPYSEPFVQYISKFGSVEDAADFFKALTVKEHPSSAAYVHVLKAFFKEGRYSEAKDLLHKCPHHIRKHGEICKLFGSTAGKLKQITTEDEGKRKQTTTEDKQKRTTT